From Lucilia cuprina isolate Lc7/37 chromosome 4, ASM2204524v1, whole genome shotgun sequence:
ACTTTTATCCTTGTAACGGATAGACTACAGCTATTGGTTAAAACAATATATCAGATTAAGACCTCGAATATAAGCAACATGTTTAtcgatcggtggaaaccgcttttAATGCAGTTGTCCACTATATATGTGAATACATCGACTGCAAACTGTATACAATGACGGTCATGTATTGACATCGAAGGAATACTGAATAAATGGATCTACTACATGCTAAGGAAGAGATGAATAAGCTATGGGAAAAGAGTGGTATACATCAATGTGAcatagcctcctaaggaccaTAAACGAGAAACGACTTAGACCTGTGTAAATTACTTGTGTGATACAGAAGTCGCTATGCTTTAGTGAGGAAGAAGACTGACAGAAGACGAAGCTTAGCAGAAGTGGATTTAGTTTCTTCCCTCTTGGCGTTTCATGAGCAACTTTTAGGAAATTTACCAGAATGGAATAAAATTCGTGTATAGATAGTTCACAAACACTTTGGTTCTGGTTAAATATATATGTTGAGATTCGCTAGAATCAGTACCTAACTGTTATCTGGCAAGTTACAATTACTAGtgaatactttattttataactaaaataataaatgttaggATATTcctaaaattataagaaataaacGGGGTTTTACTGTCCTTAGAAGACATTGAGGATACCTTCTTTGCTCAAAAAAGTATGATTGTAACCGAAGACTGAATTATAAAGAGATTaaggtataaatatatatacaggcAGGGGAAACTGCCTACGCTTTGACTTTCAGTATCCGCTGCAGCGTTCGTAAAAGATCTATAAAGTAAGAAGATCCATCAAGGGGCAGATCAACTCTGTCGATTTCTTCAATTACGCTGAAATCGCCAACAGTTTAAATACCAATTGGCATTCATATTTAACTTATCTTCATATGGTACAATAGTAAATCGATATTAAAATAGTCATGTgccaattattttctaaatttgaagGGTTAATCCAAAGATTAAATAGGCTTGCACTGACCCTTTATCATTCACATGCCTTGAAATCTTTGCAaatcttttactaatacttttacACTTTAACTAATCGCAACATCTTCTGCACCTACTTGATAACTATATAACTGAAGTATAAAAAAGTCCTAATAGTGATAGACAAATCATAGTTATAGATCTATAAAAACAACAGTTTCCTCTTCCATGGCACTCATTCTGAGCCCCGCAATTTTCGTCAATTGTagaaaaacattgaaatttCATTAATGGGATATAAAGTTAAACTAAATGCTTAACTTAAACATTACTTTTTTATTCCCCTACTCTTTAGGATAATCGTGTTTTGGCCGAATTAGAGAATCCTAGAACATCAGCTGGTCACTCATCCATGCCCACAAGTTCCATATTGAATACAACAAATAGCGAATTTAAAACCATATCAAAAACAGGTAATTGAAGTGCAACAATTGTAATGGattgtgtataaaaataattcaatgtcTTTTGCAGAACTTGAAGAAGAACTGAATCGTTATAAGCGTGCCGTGCTTGGTGGCAGTAGTGGGATGTCGGGTACAGTGGGCAGTAGTGCCTACACCGGTTACTCGTCCGCTTTAACCTCCACTCTATCCAATGGTGGCGGAGGTGTTAGTGGTACCGGTACTACCGGTGTGGTTTCAAGTCATTCGGGTACCACGTCATCCGGACATGGTCCCGGTTTAACATCCATATCGGCCTTGGTGCCAAATTCAATCGGTGGCATTTCCTCAAGTCTCAGTAGTCATGCTATAACGGCTGCCTCAGCATACGGAGCGGCCGGAAGTGGTGCTGGCACATCGGCCGTTGATAAGCTGTTGAGTGGAACAAGTGGAATCACTGGCATTCCACCATTGCCGGTAAATATTCATACGATGAAGTCTATGCCATCAGCATTAAGTCAGGTAAACTAAACAAATTCTTAAACATtccaacaaaatacaaaaattcgtagaCATTCAAATCGTACAGACATTTTGAAACTGGTTTCAAATTGCCAGTTACTTTAACATTCCACCCGTTAAATGATCATTTAGGATTTATGTATAACTAATCATAGCTAATAAcattattaacatttaacataCTAACAGCTAATTAATATTCGCTACTAACATTTTATTGTTCTCGTGCAGATTTAAATAGTTTCAACGTTCCATGAATTTCATtcgtaaattaaagaaaaaacattttgattttcAGACTTGTATTTGGAATTTGAAACaaggtttttgttaaaaaaatgtttgctacaattattttatttttttttaataattttttatctaaattttttttattatttatgttttggcTTTTTTGCACGTTTATGtttcctttttgattttttattatgtttcgacatttttacaataaagatttacctcaataaaatttttaattgcacttttcttaacaattttgaGATGACTATGGTTTTGAAATAAGTAGTTGGCATCGGtctcaaaatatttaatatggaTCTTATGTCGAGGAAAGACCAATAATGACGGATGAAAATGATCCAGATCCATTCATTACATTCATCTGAATTCCACTTTTGTAAAGTTATGAACGTAACCTCAGACTTATTCATTATAAAGAGACTTCTCGTTCTATTCTTGTTGGAGTCACTGCATAAGGCCAAGGAAGATCAAGGAAAGCCCGATAATGTCAGATTAAAATGTTGTGCAGTTGAAGGGATCTTTTTGTAAAGGAATCACTTTTGTGAAGCAATGCCTGTAATCTCAAACTTATTCATTCTAGAAAGTCTTTTCGTCCTTTTCTCATTGAGTGATTCACTGCCCTCTCAGCACGTTCTGCACTTGTCGGATTCAATCTCTTAACTTTGGTGATATTGTGTTCATTTTCGCAAACTTATATATTCTAGAGAGACTACTCGTTCAGCTCTCGTTGGGGTCACCGCACAAAGCCCATGTTATATTACAGCTCTCTTTGCGACGAACATTATTATCATGTTAGCTGCCAAATACATTCTTTCTTTCCGTTCAATTTATTCCCGAGAAGCCTGGTACCTATATGATGTAGTGCTTACCACTTCAACAATCTTCGGCTATGTTGGCAATCACATTTATTTCACACATTCCATTATAATTCGGACTCTCAATGCTTATATTGGGTTTGctttaatattgtattttacATCGATACATCTTATAGTTCACGACATAAATCCAAAGTTTTTTATCCTTTTTAACATAATGATCTAAATACgtgaaaatttttgtacatgtcGGACACCGGTATATGAACATTGGATGATTACTTCAGCTATGTAAGCTTTGACAATTATGCTTCGTGTAAAGTaatcggtagaccgaagtaTGATTCTGACAAATAAACCAAAGACAAGTTCTTCATTACATTAGATACACTGCTTCTGGTATTAACAGAGTAATTCCTGAAAATACCCTAAGAATGAAGGGAACAAACATCAGCTTTAAACCCTATTCACATTTTTTATTCGACATATCCCCTCGAGTAGACAGATGTGGAAAGGTCTGTATCATCTTGCTTAATCCTTTGTCTTATTAATCTAATATCAACTCATTCTCAACATTTAGTACAAATCCTGAGCCTTTGAATTGATTTATTCCTTCATAAGTAGCTAAATTCTCTTCTCACGATTTGGGTTTAACCGTATACCCCGAAGGGACTTCTCCAATAAACCGCACAAGACAAAGTCCAAAACTCTGCCTTGTGGACCACACATTTCCCTTGGTACCGCATAATTTTGTCTTGCTGGTTAGTTCACGAGTCAAATGATTTCCCCAGTTTATAATTCCGAAAGACTAGAGCTACTGTTTCACCTCATTTCCCCGCAAGGTTAGTTCAGCTTTCCCGGGAAACAGTTTAGCATATTTAATGTTTTCGACGACATTCTGCATCATACATACATGTTTCGGTTGGAAGATTGCTTTTTCTTCCAAGTTTACCATAAATATAAGTTACACTTATATGAAGTTCGCGAGTTATGGTGTGGCAAAATCAGCCTATTTCGTACCAATATTACGTCCATAActttaagtatatacatatattctttgCTACAAACGTCCAATTTTTCCAGctgatattatattaaaatctctTAAACTATTTTTTCGTTTATACTTATTGTTAATAAGCGATATGTTTTCATTTCGcttaatatttggttatttaaaatttttttactattttaatgttcaaaaattatttttattatttttttactattgtttttttcttaattaataacattaaaattgtaatttacttaATGTTTCCTGAGTGTAATTTCGCTTTGAGTGTTTTTCCctgtgcaatttttttttcaaataaaatctttatcTTTAATGTTGATCTGTTTGCATGTTGACAAAATGTTGAAATTGCATTTGGTGAATGTTTTCAACAACTgctttatttaagtaatttaaagcaaatgtatatgaattaaaaatattttaacattttctcgaTTTAGTTTTAAAGCAAAACCATTAATAATGACATTTTgaaaaactgtattttaaaattcctagtaaatttgtttttagaatAGCATAAAAAATACGTATTTAAGATACTTGTTTCTAGTACTAGTAAAGTTTTTTATGCAGtaagcttaccacgtttgttaacgATTAGACAACAAATGTGTATATAATTTAGAATTCGACAACGAGTGTTGTCGTTcgtatgtgtatatattttgacAACGGATGCTTTTGaagaattataaacactttggtatcaatttggtaccagtCGTGTGTATTTCTTTTTCTATCTGTGTAGTTGCTGTTTGGCTAacgaaaaatatgtaaacatcTGTCtgctttctttttattaaataccatTTTACATTCCAAATTTTATCACGGATTTTGATCTGGAACAAGTGTTGGGATCTGGTAGACGATTAAAAATTCGTATTTCTAATCGTAATTTCCGACAGCTACTGTTTCTGAAATATGATCGGGTAATTCGATGTTTGTGAATAGCCCTCCAATAAGTCCATAAAACCTGACGACATGAACTTTGGTAAATTAGCTTAGGAAGCTTTAAATGGCGCCACATATCTTGCACTTAATTGTAATGTGttcagtttaaaatttatttaaatcactCAACTAAAAAAGTGTGACCAttatatttcaatgttttttttttctcgacTCAAAAGTTAGAGAACACGGGCACATAATTCCAGACATCTTCGGTATTATTAAATTCTACTTTGTCTATGTAATAAACTGCTATTAATGCTTCATGGGTTAATGCCCTTATGAAGCTACAATATGTGATTACTTATGATAAAGTCCAAAAATTCCATCCTGTGCTATATTGCCTTGACAAATATctaagaatttttgtatttgtgtgaATAGACAAACCTTCTTTCCTCGATGAGTTGATAGTTAACCCTCTTGGTAGAGCCGAAATGAAACCAGAACTCCAGGCATCATCGGTATTAAATACAAGATCCTTATTGGTTAATGCCCTATAATGCGTGGTATATCTGTAAAAATGTCCTTATCTAGTTCATTTATGATTTTGCTCAAGCTTTGTTTAATATTCTACTTATCATCGACATACAAAAGTTCTGAGTAGAAATCTGGCTAATTTGGAGAAAAGACTtgtctttttatgttttgtatattaatttcCGTAATCTACCTATTTACTTGTTtactttgacttttcgactaatTCTTCTATGACAGCTGTAAAgttaacaaagaaaattatCTGTAACATAGTGTTTATCCTTGGCGGATTTCCACTCATGTTGGGGACAAACGTTTTTGAGTTGGATTCCTTCTTCTATCTTTTTTGACGTTGAGATATATCTATCACTAAACGATTCTGTTAATCGTagattcattataaatttttatcgcTTTCGTCAAATCCCGACGTATGTTAAgcattatttatatacatttatttgctAGACTGATATCTGTAAATAGAACATCCATTAGGTTGGTCCAAAAATAGAAGTTTGCTGATGTTCCCgtcgaaaatgaaaatttagtttattcaccatttaaatataaagatcTCACTTTCAATGACTTAGTACAAATTAGAATTGATATAATTAAGCTTCTATAAAGACTAACATGGTCTGTTTTGGAGGTTAATgaattctcaccagttaggtccttgacaatcagTTTCGTCTATATGTTCATATTTGGTTTTATCTATGTGTTATCAAACACAatgaattgtttaaaagttattcAAAAAATCGCTCAAATAAACATTCCAGAAAGagtagaaaattattattgatcCAATACGACAGATATTATTGAAAGAAGGCTTTTGCTGGATATGGTATTCCTAAGATACTTGATTactgttttttactttaaaagctttttgcatgttaaaattttacttttaaacaaacttaaaatcaaaatcattttatttagtttccGTTTTGAAAATGTGTGTTTGATTGATTAATATTCCCAGAAAAAAAAGATCTCATCATCTCGTTCAAAAATCATGAGCTTTGTATTGTGTCATTAAGTAAAGCTAAACTGTCATCTGCTTCTCTAAAACtgaaatgtcaaacaaaaataacaaaaacaacaacataataataactaaaagtaatagtaaacatttatgtatataatttacatAAGTTGTCAtcagtttttgttgttactgtataacaaacaaactatTTCGTTACTAATTCATtattaattatgtaaaaaaaagatttaacaaaaagcaataatgtataaaaaacttaaaaaagaatttcaatttgatttctcttttttccatttgttttttATCTATATGTGCTGTCATTTTGTTCTCTCTTTTTACTCTTTAtatatctctctctctctccctctaCTCTCTATCTAACTGtaactttatttacaaaacaacgCGTATGAATGATGATGGGGtggaataaatataataaataatttcactcgttttctttaaaattgaaacTACTTATTTCAACCATCTTAAATAAACTGTTTaattttgacaaatattaaaaaaccaaCGACaacttatttatattaattaaattaaaaaaacaatacaattaaactattaaaattgttttttgtccaATATTATCTTTCTCTCACGTTCtctaaatgtatatatttttatactcttatattcaataataatctatatgtgtgtgtgcgtgtatATTTgtctatattattaaaaataataataacaataataataatataaattataataatctctaccgaaacaaaaataataacaaaacaaaaaaactaccattaacttgtgtgtgtatgtgtctgTATGCGTGTctactaaatatttaacaacaaacacaacataaatttaatataaacaaaaaaaaaaacaattgcaaaaaacaaaaactataaacttaatcaattaaaatactatttgaataacaaaaaaacaaaaactactacaaccctacaacaattttatataattcccaaaaatgtgtaaaaaatcattattaactgcctaaaaatatactatactttttactatataaaattataatttttaaaccacTCAATAtgttgatgttgatgatgaataataatattaataatagcgTGGCACAATACAACTATACAATTTACAGAGCACAACTATGCCTATACTCTCGCTGAACTCGCATAATATACCAACTGGCACCAGCAGCTATTCAGCCCTCGGTTTAAGTGGCACGGGCGCCGGTGCTGGTGTACCTCCATTGGGTGCTTCGCTGACCCATCCCACCTTAGGCCTGGACACCGGCACACTGTTGGGTACAACGGGGTTATCTGGTCTGGGTACCGGCTTAGCTGGTACTGCCTCACTTTACGGTTTGGGTTCCGGTGTTGGTGGCATTGGCGCTGGTTTGCCAAGCACCTTTGGTCCTCCTCCTCCCTCATATCTGGATATCGGTTCAACCGCCTCGTATCCTTTCACCTCGGCCGCCATACGTAATGCCACGAAAATGAAAATGCTAGATGAGATCGATATACCGTTGGCGCGCTATGGCAATCGCAGTTCACCTTGCTCACCGATTCCACCCAGTACTTGGGGACTTGATGAATTTCCCGATAGCATGAGCGCCTCAATGATGCATAGTCGTGGCGGTTTAGCTTTAGGACCTATGGACATGGAATGTAAGTACTGTAAGTTGTATTgggatttaaacaaaaatactcgAAATAAATTGTGAATTTGGCTAGTAGTGGAATGTAGAATGCCCTCCTTGTATGAATAACTCGCTTTTCCTACAAATACCCGCTTGTAAACTTTAATGGCTTTTTATTCTTTAGCTCGCAATCACAATTTAAATGGCGTCAGCGAACCACAAGTTGATATGTTGGACATACCAGGCAAGGGACGTTGTTGCGTATTCATAGCCCGTTTTCCATATGATCCACCAGAGTAAGTATGTTTCAAAATTGAATGTTAACCGATGGATGGCTATTGTGTTTTATTCACGGTATTGACCAGGCATGGGATATTCAGTATctgagaaactttttcaaaactttttgtatCGAAAAACACCAAGGTACCCCCAAGACATTTTCGGTACATcttctaactaaaaaaaatttgataaataatcCGCATAGTAGTCAGTAAACCagtttgtagtctatagtctagtctgaggtctagtctatagtctagtctacagtctagtctatagtctagtctatagtctagtctatagtctagtccatagtctagtctatagtctagtctatagtctagtctatagtctagtctatagtctagtctatagtctagtctatagtctagtctatagtctagtctatactctagtctatattctagtctatagtttagtctatagtctagtttatagtttagtctatagtatagtttatagtctagtctatagtctagtatagtatattaatttttaattgtttattaactcaaaaacaaatttttccatGCCTGGTAttaactatagttttgactatggaTATGTCCATTGTCTTGAATATAGTCCAATTATgactataatattaaatatagttcagactaaaatGTCTGTCTTTTCTAAGTCTTCATCTCAATATAGTCTTTTACAGTTATaactatagtattttctatattgTTTACGGTTCTAACTATATGCCTGTCCTGACTATGATCTATTTCCATTCATAGTTCCGGGCTATAATCTAATATAGTCTGAACGATAATCTTgtttacagtcttgactatagacttatctacgGTCCTGACTTTAGTTCgcactatagtatggactagttttgtttattgttcatactatagactttagttcatactatagactcatctcaagttcagattatagtactgatttgtttgtaatttagaCTATAATCTTATTAACAGTTTCATTGTAATTGTATTTGTATTCGTTCTAATTTCAAGCAGAGATGCTGAAGGAGAACTGTCATTGTGTGCGGGTGATTATCTATTAGTATGGACCAGTGGTGAACCACAAGGCGGTTATTTAGATGCCGAATTACTAGATGGTAGACGTGGCCTGGTGCCAGCTTCATTTGTACAGCGTTTAATAGGTAAAAGTTGGCTTAAtctgaattaaatacaaaacaattcaaatattattttttttacttacacAGGTGATGATCTTTTGGAATTTCATCAAGCCGTCTTATCCACTTTGCGTGATGCCGAAGATGGTTCTATGCAATGTGATTCAACATCATTGCCTTCATTGCCACCGCACAATCCATTGCTCACCCACACCCAAGAGGATTTAGCTAGATTAAGTGAAACTCATACTGATCTGGAACACGATCAAGATGATATTAGTGATAATGGTGAGTAATTATGGACGATTTTCTTGGACAccattaattgtttaatattttaaatgtgattttatgtttaacactttacaatttgtttttgcaaaaaaagtaagcattttatttgttttttgaataattattttactatCCATTTTGAGCATTTTAGGCTTGGAAGCCTTTAAAGCTAGATAAATTTCATAACATTCAAGTAGTTTCAAAACTAGATTCTAATTTTTCAATGCAACTAACTGTAATTTGTTTATGGTTTTTCAAACAGTTCCAGCTCCAAAGCATTTGACATTGGAAAGACAACTGAATAAGAGTGTTTTAATCGGTTGGTCACCACCTGAACCCCTGGGCTATAATTTAATTGACAGTTATCATGTCTATGTCGATGGAGTGCTCAAAGTTACTGTTAAAGCAAATGAACGCACACGTGCTCTTATCGAGGGTGTGGACTCTAATAGAGTAAGTTTAGATTTAGAATCATTCTTTTAAGAATAACATGTATTTATCTATCGCATTTCCTTGCCGCTACAGCCTCATCGCATTAGTGTACGTAGTGTAGCACAAAATCGCCAACAATCTCGAGATGCTGCTTGTACTATGATCATTGGTCGTGACACTTCACATTTGGGTCCATCGTCTGTGCGTGCTACGCATATAACGTGTTCATCGGCTGTCATCACATGGCTGCCAGCCAATTCCAATCATCAGCATGTAGTTTGTGTAAATAATGTCGAAGTACGCACCGTAAAACCGGGTGTCTATCGCCACACAATAACCGGTTTGGCACCCAGTACTCAATATCGAGTCACAGTACGAGCCAAACATTTGCGGGCACCTGGTGGTCATCAGCCACCAGGACGTCCTCAAGAGGAGGCTCCCGGAGCATATGCAGATTTCCGTACACTCACAAAAGGGTTGCCTGATCCTCCACAGGTTATATTCTACatgatatatatattttatgaaatttaatttaaattgttgctgttgttgttttctaacAGGATATACAACTTGAGGCTGGTCCTCAGGATGGTACCATTCTAGTGACATGGCAGCCAGTTAATAGGCCCACCTCATCGGGGCCTGTAACCGGCTATTCTGTGTACGCTGATGGTAAAAAGGTAACCGATATCAATTCACCTACGGGAGATCATGCGCTCATCGATATTGGTAAATTGGGTACATTTAATCCCAGAGCCGTAACTATACGTACTAAATCCCGTGAAGCACAATCGGCCGATAGTGCACCCATATTAATACCaagtaagttttaaattttttaaacccttaaaaattttatattaaaaatgtccattttgttttttgcagatTCTGTTCGTAGTGCTGTAGGTAGAAGGGGACCAAATCAAATGGGTATGGGCATGGGTCAACACTTACCCCAGGGACCTCACGGTCCCATGGGCATGCAACAGCAACAGCATATGATGGGTCACCAGGATCCCAATCAATATGATCCCAATCaaatgcagcagcaacaacagccgGGCATGCAACAACAACCCGGcatgcagcagcaacaacagcccGGTCAACAGCAGGGTCAGCAGGGCCAACAGGTATGTGTCGTATTTCGCAGTcttcaaacatttataaattatataaaaaaagaaaacatacattTCTATACCAGCTCAAAATATACccgttcttttttaattttggattttttgtttCAAGTGTTCATTAAATACACTGTAAAATATTCTTTCTACTAACTTTTAACAGTCTCtaacaaaagaacaaaaacagcaaatatttctttttataacatttttattatactaaAAATCAACTTTTACACATGTTTTACTTTCATTCTGGCAACTCTGTACATAATAAATACACtgcaaaaaaagcaaaactttCTCTTTAACAGAAAACTAAAACACATGTTGTGTCTGAAAAAAAGTCTAAtgtctttttattaaacaacaacatcaacaacagccacaacaacaaaacacacactCTCACATCTTTATCTACTCTACaacaaatattgtaatttattttgctTGCACCTTCTTATGAAATTCtttccgatttaaaatattttatataaatcacacacgatttttttctctctaaacGTTTAAGTTCAAAATGATTTCATTTGCATTTATGggttacttttttaattttgttcacaACATTTCAAACTCTACTACTTTTTCTACTCTGCTCTACTACTATTTACTCTTTGCAAGAATtcttctaaacatttttaatctaTGAAAATTTAAGAGAATATATATgagagaaaaatttaagaaactttGAGTAGTTTGATCCTTGTCGAAACTTTTTATCAAACCGCGGTTTAAGCCTGTATacaagtctatatataaaaaattgtaaacaataatcAGCTGTGCTAGTGATGTTATCTTGTATTCTGTACACCCTGGACCAAACTGTgatattttataagattttatataattaagtttaaCATTTAGCAGAGACTTATAGCACTATTTTCTCAAACTACTGGTTGtcaaatttcatatataaatcattttatgaattcgccgcaaaatgaaataaattcacCTTATTATCTATTCACCTTGCTCTATGCCAAACTATATTGACAATTTTATGTGAGTGCATATAGTGTTCCGGGAGAACATGTGTATTTAAGCTGGATATTAGCTTGAACCTATATTGtccaattaaaatattattgggAAAAATCAGTCATAAAGTTTTCTCCAACAAGGTGTTAATGGCAAAAGCAAACTAACTTTTAAGAGACAAGTTTTCGAACATTtctagatcgttttagaataTTACAAGAACACTTGTTCAAAAATAGCTAACTGTGCAAACCTCATTTGGGTTTATTATTATCcctttatgttaaaataatcaTGAACCGGTTATATAGATTTGGATACATCCTCGATATATCCTTTTGCGTTTCTATCATCAAAAGGCTGACAATAGACGTTCTTTGTTAGATCGTCTAATACTATAATAAGAAGCCTGGCTTAGAAACAGCCAATTCTCACGTTTGTAAACCTTTATCTTGTAAACCAGTGTTACTCCAAAACTAAACTTGATATCATTTAGACACTAGACAGAGATTCGATGGTAGATTTCTATATCAGTATAGATTCAATATGTTCCGCATAACCTTTTGTACTTTTATCTTTAGGACGTATACTGCTAATAAGAGACTGACGAATTGGCAAATTGCAAGAACCCTGGATAACAGTGTAAACCTCAATTGGGGCTATAATTGGTCCCTTTATGTTA
This genomic window contains:
- the LOC111675456 gene encoding uncharacterized protein LOC111675456 isoform X21, with translation MPYETMHHSQQHHHQTSTANGMFDSLSLQLRDAETRRSEIERAHQETLAQIRNLSSSGGRQDIEAIENLQSRARELEKKAALENVHCEELQIELSAAMKSKSSRSSGVTNVGQNIVSSATATSGTSTSVTWAPTIGHHGHHDDQGSEIDIIMAKIEQDNRVLAELENPRTSAGHSSMPTSSILNTTNSEFKTISKTELEEELNRYKRAVLGGSSGMSGTVGSSAYTGYSSALTSTLSNGGGGVSGTGTTGVVSSHSGTTSSGHGPGLTSISALVPNSIGGISSSLSSHAITAASAYGAAGSGAGTSAVDKLLSGTSGITGIPPLPSTTMPILSLNSHNIPTGTSSYSALGLSGTGAGAGVPPLGASLTHPTLGLDTGTLLGTTGLSGLGTGLAGTASLYGLGSGVGGIGAGLPSTFGPPPPSYLDIGSTASYPFTSAAIRNATKMKMLDEIDIPLARYGNRSSPCSPIPPSTWGLDEFPDSMSASMMHSRGGLALGPMDMESRNHNLNGVSEPQVDMLDIPGKGRCCVFIARFPYDPPEDAEGELSLCAGDYLLVWTSGEPQGGYLDAELLDGRRGLVPASFVQRLIGDDLLEFHQAVLSTLRDAEDGSMQCDSTSLPSLPPHNPLLTHTQEDLARLSETHTDLEHDQDDISDNAPKHLTLERQLNKSVLIGWSPPEPLGYNLIDSYHVYVDGVLKVTVKANERTRALIEGVDSNRPHRISVRSVAQNRQQSRDAACTMIIGRDTSHLGPSSVRATHITCSSAVITWLPANSNHQHVVCVNNVEVRTVKPGVYRHTITGLAPSTQYRVTVRAKHLRAPGGHQPPGRPQEEAPGAYADFRTLTKGLPDPPQDIQLEAGPQDGTILVTWQPVNRPTSSGPVTGYSVYADGKKVTDINSPTGDHALIDIGKLGTFNPRAVTIRTKSREAQSADSAPILIPNSVRSAVGRRGPNQMGMGMGQHLPQGPHGPMGMQQQQHMMGHQDPNQYDPNQMQQQQQPGMQQQPGMQQQQQPGQQQGQQGQQAEGSTGVLGGLFGGLFSKQTPQTQTQTQANQNINGYPPGQQQQRMMRPPGVQGMQQQQQQPYGPQGPMGPQQRFPGQRGPAPPGQMQPGGPMQQGMMPGQTQPGMQPGGMQGQMQGAMGLRGPMSQQQQMQQQQQQQQMQQGQMMPGQQGLTPQQQQQQQQQQQQQQQMAAAAQKKPRYFVAMFDYDPSTMSPNPDGCDEELPFQEGDTIKVYGDKDADGFYWGELRGRRGYVPHNMVTEVDDGTGQMGQMGGQMPQQPGGGTGQVMPGQVGTQQSMRNVSRDRWGDIYANMPVKRMIALYDYDPQELSPNVDAEQVELSFKTGEIILVYGDMDEDGFYMGELDGVRGLVPSNFLAEAPDTYSNQMMPGGGPAGRGGLASQRGRGQGPGARGPPPPPRDNMMPGMAGPRGPQGKNARPASPTLLDNTGHPAPDHQTQGMIGRGGNVAGMQQQQQPYGQQQTQMGQQQQQQQQLQQQQQMGGMGQMGQMGQQGMMGQQQPMGQQGQQQMNQMGQQMGQMGMMGQQQQQPGQQMGQMGMMGQPQQQQQQQQQQQPPPVSQPSGGLLSGATSLLSGATSAATGGLFGSKQPPKQDPMQPQGGAQPTQQTSTGLGGLFGGGQQQQQQQQQQQQQQPQQQQQQQQQPQVPPQGQQPPPQSQGPGAGLLGGLKGIAAAAPGGDVLSKGKDLFGKFGFGFGK